One part of the uncultured Bacteroides sp. genome encodes these proteins:
- a CDS encoding Hsp70 family protein, whose amino-acid sequence MDEWVCIDFGTTNSAAAIMFEGKPKLVSSGYNEYTFPTIACVIENSLQVCRAAIDGCLNCPDSYVKEFKLDIADPRFELNGYTYHDILTKLFSLIRNAAIAENNRKDITKVVFTIPALYTVNDTRKYVMSKAAKEAGFNTCEFIDEPQAAASHYSFIKNRKQKSLTLVYDLGGGTFDTALIQVSDNGEYTLLGHSGISCGGRDFDTSIYKKAKSLFELDPQISSKYIDYSKCQQIKEHLSFSNGEEHIFLSNNSYFSLSSTDFNQLIRDRVSGTLSSCEYVLNSSGKLWNNLNEILLVGGSTRLPLVYDLLMQRLVANNATNVSIIRNATGPCGDFDQLFAVCKGGITYMANKLAKKVPLYTERAYLLTEDGIRFDVNEGTFSFGRKEDCTNYSFPNDMKMSRIHFEIMVTKHNKENKYDYLLTDINSTHGTLVNSLYLNCRFSYSPKSKFLTNGDTIVAGSTKFSFIVEQQRIN is encoded by the coding sequence ATGGACGAATGGGTATGTATCGATTTTGGCACTACTAACTCTGCTGCAGCAATCATGTTTGAAGGAAAGCCAAAACTAGTCAGTTCTGGTTACAACGAATATACTTTTCCCACAATAGCCTGTGTTATAGAGAATTCTTTGCAAGTGTGCAGAGCAGCAATTGATGGTTGTTTAAATTGTCCGGACAGTTATGTGAAAGAATTCAAGCTGGATATTGCAGATCCCCGTTTTGAATTAAACGGATATACTTATCACGATATCCTCACCAAATTATTTTCTTTAATACGTAATGCGGCCATTGCAGAAAACAACAGGAAAGATATAACAAAAGTAGTATTTACAATCCCTGCATTATATACGGTCAATGACACTCGTAAGTATGTAATGAGTAAAGCTGCTAAAGAGGCAGGATTCAATACTTGCGAGTTTATTGATGAACCACAAGCTGCAGCCAGTCACTATTCATTTATAAAAAACAGAAAGCAGAAATCTCTTACACTTGTATACGATTTAGGGGGAGGAACCTTTGACACGGCATTGATTCAGGTTTCTGATAATGGTGAATACACATTACTGGGACATAGTGGTATAAGCTGTGGAGGACGGGATTTTGATACTTCAATTTACAAAAAGGCAAAAAGCCTGTTTGAATTAGATCCTCAGATTAGTTCTAAATATATCGACTATTCAAAATGCCAGCAAATAAAAGAGCACTTGTCATTCTCTAATGGAGAAGAACATATTTTTCTTTCAAATAACTCCTATTTTAGCTTGTCGTCAACTGATTTCAATCAATTAATCAGGGATAGAGTTTCCGGGACTCTTTCAAGTTGTGAATATGTTTTAAACAGCTCAGGAAAGTTATGGAACAATCTGAATGAAATTTTACTTGTCGGAGGGTCTACCCGCTTACCGTTAGTATATGACTTATTAATGCAACGCCTTGTTGCAAACAATGCTACCAATGTCTCTATAATAAGAAATGCAACAGGTCCTTGCGGTGATTTTGACCAACTGTTTGCTGTTTGCAAGGGTGGCATAACCTATATGGCCAATAAATTAGCGAAAAAGGTTCCTCTGTATACAGAACGGGCATATTTACTTACCGAAGATGGAATCCGATTTGATGTTAATGAAGGAACTTTTTCATTTGGAAGAAAAGAAGACTGTACTAATTATTCATTTCCTAATGACATGAAAATGAGCAGAATTCATTTTGAAATCATGGTTACAAAACACAATAAAGAAAACAAGTATGATTATTTATTAACTGATATAAACAGCACTCACGGAACACTGGTTAACAGTTTATATTTGAATTGTCGCTTTTCCTATTCACCCAAAAGTAAATTTTTAACAAATGGAGATACTATAGTAGCAGGTAGCACAAAATTTAGTTTTATCGTTGAACAACAAAGAATTAATTAA
- a CDS encoding dynamin family protein, with the protein MTAQGDYINQIIKSLENLEKSISSPDCISFKNTLKKSIQKLNGPMQLAIIGRISSSKSTLVNAILGKDGIVATGQLEITFNVSWLKYGKSTDPFIVHFKNGTTKEMKKDESWEQWTSRQKGTNLKTDVSYIEAFYDAEILKEINIIDTPGLDAQMGTDSQNTLNFLKIQKPDAVLMLFTKSIANNILQVVQQFNMGGGFNPINAMGVLAKTDTLWHTDEKEIHTFSIGLKIINGLINRNPSLKDTVFNIYPISAMMFLASQTMTDNDFASLKKLSLVKESIFECMCDSAAGFIDPDYEIPVTIEERKALFDKLGRYAIYLIVHLMKENDSVTLNDIKKIIRAESGANEFMKVINEHFGERSKLIKAESVFRDLSKESSNLRATLEYNHRFLPVIENIEQQLSDIFKDLIHFHREYELISLIYNKQIDLEQPFADEFCRLYEKSGDLPSIRLGITDDSCSLEELILVAKERERQWRIEVNLEFDKELKGWKKVIRDSYTYLWYDLKQKINK; encoded by the coding sequence ATGACAGCACAAGGGGATTATATAAATCAAATAATAAAAAGTTTGGAAAACCTTGAAAAGAGCATCTCAAGTCCTGACTGTATCTCCTTCAAAAACACACTAAAGAAATCCATCCAAAAATTAAATGGTCCAATGCAATTGGCCATAATCGGCAGAATAAGCTCATCGAAATCTACATTGGTGAATGCTATACTGGGCAAAGACGGCATAGTTGCTACCGGACAGTTAGAGATAACCTTTAACGTATCCTGGCTCAAATATGGTAAATCGACCGATCCTTTTATTGTTCATTTCAAAAACGGAACAACTAAGGAAATGAAAAAAGATGAGAGCTGGGAACAATGGACTTCACGTCAGAAAGGAACAAACCTTAAAACCGATGTAAGTTACATAGAAGCTTTTTATGATGCCGAAATTCTAAAAGAAATAAATATAATCGACACACCTGGATTAGATGCACAAATGGGAACAGATTCCCAGAACACACTCAATTTTCTAAAAATACAGAAACCCGATGCTGTACTAATGCTGTTTACCAAAAGTATTGCTAATAATATCCTGCAAGTCGTTCAGCAATTTAATATGGGTGGAGGTTTTAATCCTATTAATGCTATGGGAGTTTTGGCTAAAACCGATACACTATGGCATACCGATGAAAAAGAAATACACACATTCAGCATCGGATTGAAAATTATAAACGGGCTTATAAATAGAAATCCATCATTGAAAGATACCGTTTTTAATATTTATCCTATTTCTGCCATGATGTTTCTTGCGAGCCAAACCATGACTGACAATGACTTCGCGTCTTTAAAGAAATTATCGTTAGTAAAAGAAAGTATATTTGAATGCATGTGCGATTCTGCTGCCGGTTTTATTGATCCGGATTATGAAATACCTGTAACTATTGAAGAAAGAAAAGCATTGTTTGATAAACTGGGCCGCTATGCTATTTATCTGATAGTTCATCTTATGAAAGAAAATGATTCAGTTACACTGAATGATATCAAAAAAATAATTAGGGCAGAAAGTGGAGCAAACGAATTTATGAAGGTTATTAATGAGCATTTTGGAGAACGTTCTAAATTAATAAAAGCCGAAAGTGTTTTCAGAGATTTAAGTAAGGAATCTTCTAATCTTCGGGCTACACTAGAGTATAATCACAGATTTCTACCTGTAATAGAAAACATAGAGCAACAATTATCAGATATATTTAAAGATTTGATTCATTTTCACCGTGAATATGAACTTATTAGTCTGATTTATAACAAACAAATTGATTTAGAGCAGCCTTTTGCCGATGAGTTTTGCCGGTTATATGAAAAAAGCGGAGATCTGCCTTCAATACGTTTAGGAATAACTGATGATAGTTGTTCATTAGAAGAATTAATCCTAGTGGCAAAAGAAAGAGAAAGACAATGGCGCATTGAAGTGAATCTGGAATTTGATAAAGAGTTAAAAGGCTGGAAAAAAGTAATACGTGATTCGTACACTTATTTATGGTACGATCTAAAACAAAAAATAAATAAATAG
- a CDS encoding VapE domain-containing protein, with protein sequence MSKMSYIINHSKIVSQITMEEAVAEIRSDKHKEKTEQIRQLSGAGETEGANRLKGTLPGCTPAGTFLGRRKAECISEYASRIVLDVDGVKPEQFDEICRKIEADKHTHVRYASPKRGVKIIVCGEPLVLDDAAGLTQQEKTAVINEYHLRLFRSLVPYYEALIGVKIDTSGSDLPRITYLCHDPEAYYNPHSVLFPLSASAPEAGAHSGKRGKGARGTGKTRTGDFPAERNKGKSELTKKSCSMLFRALEMQLQRSKSYEPGNRNNFLFTLACKCNEAGIPEDALFNLMANSYDDIATQELESIIGSAYGNTENHGIHPLTRQAIRVLFAQCYLKEKYEFRFNEVKGILEYCPNKPDAVFEAVDDRIRNSLWVELSEHGSECSAEQLYSILNSDFSPSYNPLKEYFLNLPAWNGKDNIREFASRVKTTRQDHWLYCFEKWICAMVAAVVKPNVQNHTVVILEGTQSLGKTTFVRSILPPDLREYYCEDRINTESKDDMIKVFQSLLINTEEIEAMNGRELNQYKALITRATMNIRLPYDRIMKIRKRMASFIATTNLLDILTDKTGNRRFLCFETLSFDNDTAVDYEQLYAHVMHKLMVEEFRYWFTREEAMKVNKHNQNFMQQTIEEEYICSNLRIPRGADDVSYLTASDISEIFHKRNGLNITHASKVAIGRTMKRVGYNFLTGSGGTVKYMVHVINYEEVTLNKRIADEKKKDPDGIQQNLEL encoded by the coding sequence ATGAGCAAGATGAGTTACATCATCAACCACTCAAAAATTGTATCCCAGATCACCATGGAAGAGGCCGTGGCAGAGATCAGAAGTGACAAACACAAAGAAAAAACTGAGCAGATAAGGCAGCTGAGCGGTGCAGGCGAGACCGAGGGGGCCAACCGCCTGAAAGGTACGCTGCCGGGCTGCACTCCCGCCGGCACATTCCTGGGAAGGAGAAAGGCGGAGTGTATCAGTGAGTATGCATCACGTATAGTGCTGGATGTTGACGGCGTGAAGCCGGAACAGTTCGATGAGATATGCCGTAAAATTGAGGCCGACAAGCATACCCACGTGCGGTATGCCAGTCCCAAGCGGGGAGTAAAGATTATCGTGTGCGGTGAACCGCTGGTACTGGACGATGCCGCCGGACTCACGCAGCAGGAGAAGACAGCAGTGATAAACGAGTATCACTTGCGCCTGTTCCGTTCACTGGTGCCCTATTACGAAGCACTGATAGGCGTAAAGATAGACACCTCGGGCAGCGACCTGCCTCGCATCACCTACCTGTGTCATGATCCGGAAGCTTATTACAATCCGCACTCCGTGCTCTTCCCCCTCTCTGCCTCTGCACCGGAGGCGGGGGCACACAGCGGAAAAAGAGGCAAAGGAGCCCGTGGAACAGGAAAGACCCGTACAGGAGATTTTCCCGCTGAGAGGAACAAGGGAAAGAGTGAGCTGACAAAGAAGTCGTGCAGCATGCTGTTTCGCGCACTCGAGATGCAGCTGCAACGTAGCAAGAGCTATGAGCCCGGCAACCGGAATAACTTCCTGTTCACCCTGGCATGCAAGTGCAACGAGGCAGGAATACCCGAGGATGCTCTCTTCAACCTCATGGCAAACAGTTACGATGACATTGCTACACAGGAATTGGAGAGCATCATAGGCAGTGCCTACGGCAATACGGAGAATCACGGCATACACCCGCTCACCCGTCAGGCCATCCGGGTACTCTTTGCACAGTGCTACCTCAAGGAGAAGTACGAATTCCGGTTCAACGAAGTCAAGGGAATACTGGAGTATTGCCCCAACAAGCCCGATGCCGTATTTGAGGCGGTGGACGACCGCATCCGAAACTCACTCTGGGTAGAACTCTCCGAGCACGGATCGGAATGTTCGGCAGAACAACTCTACTCCATTCTCAACTCCGACTTCAGTCCGTCGTACAACCCGCTGAAGGAATATTTTCTCAACCTGCCCGCATGGAACGGTAAGGACAACATTCGGGAGTTTGCCTCGCGGGTAAAAACCACCCGGCAAGATCACTGGCTGTACTGCTTCGAAAAATGGATTTGTGCCATGGTGGCAGCGGTGGTAAAGCCCAATGTGCAGAATCACACCGTGGTTATCCTCGAGGGCACACAGAGCCTGGGTAAAACCACCTTCGTGCGCAGCATACTGCCGCCCGATCTCCGTGAGTACTATTGCGAGGACAGAATCAACACCGAAAGCAAGGACGACATGATCAAGGTGTTTCAGAGTCTGCTTATCAACACCGAGGAGATTGAGGCGATGAACGGGCGCGAGCTGAACCAGTACAAGGCCCTCATCACCCGTGCCACGATGAACATCCGTCTGCCGTACGACCGTATTATGAAGATACGTAAACGCATGGCCTCGTTTATTGCCACGACAAATCTGCTGGATATCCTGACGGACAAAACCGGGAACCGCCGTTTTCTCTGCTTTGAAACACTGAGTTTCGACAATGACACTGCCGTGGATTACGAACAGCTCTATGCCCACGTAATGCACAAGCTCATGGTAGAGGAATTTCGCTACTGGTTTACCAGGGAAGAGGCAATGAAGGTGAACAAGCACAATCAAAACTTTATGCAGCAAACCATTGAGGAAGAGTATATTTGCAGCAACCTACGCATTCCCCGCGGTGCCGACGATGTATCTTACCTCACAGCGAGTGACATATCCGAAATCTTTCACAAGAGAAACGGATTAAACATCACCCATGCATCAAAGGTAGCCATTGGCCGGACTATGAAAAGGGTTGGTTACAATTTCCTCACCGGCTCGGGAGGAACCGTGAAGTATATGGTTCACGTAATTAATTACGAGGAAGTGACACTAAACAAGCGCATCGCCGACGAGAAGAAGAAAGATCCCGATGGGATTCAGCAAAACTTAGAGCTGTAA
- a CDS encoding TlpA disulfide reductase family protein — protein sequence MKKETICFIICLSVHIVLYAQDKEFSIKGTISGMKDGISVSLLNIEDTSAPVLAESAVINGSFILKGKISRPTLCCLTTNNLKLIPDLDKDVDKIHWTYTDLFVTNTDYIFQAAHYDSISVSKPIGQYFRITGKGPQDDFNEYNLKALSIESLSDNIREDSLRKIQLTFISTHPKSSISIMLANNLLKGGCRMTRRDVDKLNKMIIDTPNDPLRLAEFRKNCAAARITGINEPVLNLPLYDIKGKPCNLTSIIPKGKYVLVDFWASWCGICRVAIPDIKKLYQKYPNKFTIISVSADQNRNAWIKAINDEKMSWKQYLLTPHGFKELSEKYLIKGVPFYMIVNSQGNVACAPQNITELQNFFEENRNY from the coding sequence ATGAAGAAAGAAACGATTTGCTTTATAATCTGCCTATCTGTTCATATTGTGTTATATGCTCAAGATAAAGAGTTTTCAATAAAAGGAACAATATCAGGAATGAAAGATGGTATTAGTGTTTCTCTGCTTAACATTGAAGATACGTCTGCCCCAGTTCTAGCTGAAAGTGCCGTAATAAATGGTTCATTTATATTAAAAGGAAAGATATCCCGCCCAACCTTATGCTGTCTTACTACAAACAATCTCAAACTAATTCCCGATTTAGATAAGGATGTAGACAAAATCCATTGGACATACACAGATCTATTTGTTACAAATACAGATTATATTTTTCAGGCTGCTCACTATGATAGCATTTCTGTAAGTAAACCTATTGGCCAATATTTTAGGATCACAGGTAAAGGACCTCAAGATGATTTTAACGAATACAACTTAAAAGCCCTATCTATAGAATCACTCTCTGATAATATCCGTGAAGATTCACTTCGAAAAATTCAGCTCACTTTTATTAGTACTCACCCAAAATCTAGCATATCTATCATGCTTGCGAATAATTTATTGAAGGGAGGTTGCAGGATGACCAGAAGAGATGTTGATAAACTCAATAAAATGATTATAGACACTCCAAATGATCCGTTACGCTTAGCTGAATTTCGTAAAAACTGTGCGGCTGCCCGTATAACCGGAATCAATGAACCGGTTCTGAATTTGCCACTGTATGACATAAAGGGTAAGCCTTGTAATCTTACATCCATTATTCCAAAAGGAAAATATGTGTTAGTAGATTTTTGGGCTTCATGGTGCGGAATATGTCGTGTTGCAATACCTGATATAAAAAAACTGTATCAAAAATACCCAAATAAATTTACTATAATCAGTGTATCCGCCGATCAAAATCGGAATGCATGGATAAAAGCTATAAATGATGAAAAAATGTCATGGAAACAATATTTATTAACCCCTCATGGATTTAAAGAGCTATCAGAAAAATACTTAATAAAGGGAGTTCCCTTCTATATGATAGTAAATTCTCAAGGTAATGTAGCTTGTGCTCCACAAAACATAACAGAATTACAGAATTTTTTTGAAGAAAATCGCAATTACTAA
- a CDS encoding protein phosphatase 2C domain-containing protein gives MIEKKYFDSFSLKGIRENNEDSIYPTTYSEICNIFVICDGVGGHDHGEIASSLVSRSIGDFLSQFNLLTPEVLQQAIDKSVTVLNNNALTEDKRKMGTTAVLCAIRENDILVGHAGDSRLYQIRPSSGIIFKTKDHSKVQEWVDAEVISEEEARTHPKKNIITRCITPNPDKPVILEINKLTDIKNDDYLFMCTDGVNDALEDSELFAIFSSSLSNEEKMENIKKLCINKSRDNFSAILIALRVHNTYTKTNFTIDYFKEVVASESQCKPCQLQRPCVFINKKIDDWCIKRINNKDSEKKKCNFKITHSVILIIIAIIVSLAFIILLKVLLTHYNK, from the coding sequence ATGATAGAAAAGAAATATTTCGACAGTTTTTCTTTAAAAGGAATCAGAGAAAACAATGAAGATAGCATCTACCCTACAACCTATTCAGAGATATGTAACATTTTTGTTATATGTGATGGCGTTGGAGGTCATGATCATGGTGAAATAGCAAGTTCACTGGTTTCCCGGTCTATTGGTGACTTTTTAAGTCAATTCAATTTATTAACGCCGGAAGTGCTTCAGCAGGCTATAGATAAGTCCGTTACAGTGCTTAATAACAATGCGCTAACCGAAGATAAAAGAAAAATGGGAACTACTGCTGTTCTTTGCGCTATTCGTGAAAACGACATACTTGTTGGTCATGCCGGCGATAGCAGGTTATATCAGATAAGACCATCTTCCGGCATTATTTTCAAGACAAAAGATCATTCAAAAGTGCAGGAATGGGTGGATGCAGAAGTTATATCGGAAGAAGAAGCAAGAACACATCCCAAAAAAAACATTATTACAAGATGTATAACCCCCAATCCAGATAAGCCGGTCATTCTTGAGATAAATAAGCTTACTGATATCAAAAATGATGATTATCTTTTCATGTGTACAGATGGTGTAAACGATGCTTTGGAGGATAGTGAGCTTTTTGCTATTTTCTCTTCTTCATTATCTAATGAAGAAAAAATGGAAAATATAAAGAAACTTTGTATCAACAAGTCCAGAGATAATTTTTCCGCAATATTAATTGCATTAAGGGTGCATAATACTTATACAAAAACAAATTTTACAATAGATTATTTCAAAGAGGTAGTAGCCTCTGAAAGTCAATGTAAGCCTTGTCAATTACAACGACCATGTGTATTTATAAATAAAAAAATTGATGATTGGTGTATTAAAAGAATAAATAACAAAGACTCAGAAAAGAAAAAGTGCAACTTCAAAATAACACATTCTGTTATATTAATCATTATAGCAATTATTGTAAGTCTTGCTTTTATCATATTGCTAAAAGTCTTGTTAACACACTACAATAAGTAA
- a CDS encoding zinc ribbon domain-containing protein, whose product MKKCNCGATNPDDASFCKFCGKPINLDPMINWITTSQVTVYRNLKEKIMIFLMLALFCVCLIVSWVEIECHFNNAYSIESSYYKDGFLLHTASNKKDVNKEFHEVEDPIMYISIIGTLATLSSLLYISYGEPKTKRLRTLASEIEKTKKRERLITKNGNYGLYDFHNSRELLPANYQCVIYMKDNNYLIIENSNKYGIYSILLKKIIIECNYDSISELNNNRFTLQRKNMIQYSDIQGNIFN is encoded by the coding sequence ATGAAAAAATGTAATTGCGGAGCAACAAATCCAGACGATGCCAGTTTCTGCAAATTTTGTGGCAAGCCTATAAATTTAGATCCAATGATAAATTGGATAACAACAAGTCAAGTCACGGTTTATAGAAATTTGAAAGAAAAAATCATGATATTTTTAATGTTAGCTTTATTCTGTGTTTGTCTAATAGTTTCTTGGGTTGAAATTGAATGCCATTTTAATAATGCATATAGTATCGAATCTTCTTACTATAAAGATGGTTTTCTTCTTCACACTGCATCTAACAAAAAAGATGTTAATAAAGAATTTCATGAAGTTGAAGATCCCATTATGTATATTTCAATAATAGGAACCTTAGCTACATTATCCAGTCTGCTATATATATCTTACGGAGAACCTAAAACAAAACGACTTAGAACATTAGCCAGCGAAATAGAAAAAACAAAAAAAAGAGAAAGATTGATAACAAAAAACGGAAACTACGGATTATACGATTTTCATAATTCTCGGGAGCTTCTTCCTGCAAATTATCAATGTGTTATTTATATGAAAGATAATAACTATCTTATAATTGAGAATAGCAATAAATATGGTATATATAGCATATTGCTAAAAAAAATTATTATAGAATGCAATTATGATTCTATTTCAGAACTCAATAACAATCGGTTTACTTTACAGAGAAAAAATATGATTCAGTATTCAGATATACAGGGAAATATATTTAATTAA
- a CDS encoding BACON domain-containing carbohydrate-binding protein: MAYLFSIIGIIIIICIIFNENNRNNTGITDIAQEITNTEATYLNISVVSVSFPSEGGDKVLSISTDGTSLEVTSKPDWCTVTYDSPSSITITCDPNKGDSRSSSITISCDNQSDSFTIEQAEETNNLTKGNWINLMNKVTEYVNQNYSNGSYKGEINNELREGFGVYSWSSGGYFCGRWSNGSQNGIGIYFSQDKFINNCDNCTFYVGNWAYDYKNGNGTCYDKRGKLIYYGAFSEDKPTADYPTIGYDSYKFECLEYDSGGMYIGETKDGKKSGYGIYIWASGDSWYGPWKNDERDGYGVFLSYDAENINAGTWSRNTQIDKI, encoded by the coding sequence ATGGCGTATTTATTCAGCATTATTGGAATTATTATTATTATTTGCATTATTTTCAATGAAAACAATCGCAATAATACAGGAATAACTGATATAGCTCAAGAGATTACCAATACAGAAGCTACATATCTGAACATCTCTGTGGTTTCAGTATCTTTCCCGTCCGAAGGAGGGGATAAAGTCTTATCAATCAGCACAGACGGTACTTCTTTGGAAGTAACAAGTAAACCAGACTGGTGTACTGTTACATACGATAGTCCATCGTCTATTACTATTACCTGCGACCCTAATAAAGGCGATTCAAGATCGTCTTCAATTACAATTTCATGTGACAATCAAAGTGATTCCTTCACTATTGAGCAAGCTGAAGAAACAAACAACCTTACAAAGGGCAATTGGATCAATTTAATGAATAAAGTCACTGAATATGTAAATCAAAACTACAGCAATGGTTCTTATAAAGGAGAGATAAATAATGAATTACGTGAAGGATTTGGAGTCTATAGCTGGAGTTCAGGTGGTTACTTTTGCGGACGCTGGTCAAACGGGAGCCAAAACGGTATCGGAATATATTTTTCACAGGATAAATTTATAAACAATTGTGATAATTGCACATTTTATGTTGGTAATTGGGCTTATGACTATAAAAATGGTAATGGAACTTGCTATGATAAAAGAGGAAAATTGATTTATTATGGAGCCTTTTCTGAGGACAAACCAACAGCAGACTATCCAACTATCGGCTACGATTCATACAAATTTGAATGCCTGGAGTATGATAGTGGAGGTATGTATATTGGAGAGACTAAAGATGGGAAGAAAAGCGGATATGGTATATACATCTGGGCATCAGGCGATAGCTGGTACGGACCTTGGAAAAATGATGAACGAGATGGTTATGGAGTTTTTTTATCATATGACGCAGAAAATATAAACGCAGGCACCTGGAGTAGAAATACACAAATAGATAAAATATAA
- a CDS encoding serine/threonine-protein kinase, protein MIKTGDVIDGFKISEIKNGGMANVYKGMDKVGFKKAFKAVRPDKAADNPEICRYFLEEIKIMQGLNHPNIVKIDRVIIYQDQTLLEMECLNGLDFKEYIKHKASKGITDKNELKKIALRVLRALAYAHSCNYLHNDIKPSNIFRTLDGYIKLLDFGIAKVVGAHAEIIKGAEQVTLTTQTGDTSFKGSLAYASPEQQAGKELGITSDIFSFGKTLHFIATGSEDMDDDVSDELFAEVVRKCTQQKRSDRFQTCKEVIDYINNPQVHTFKTCPNCDFKVNAETKFCPNCGTAIEVPRETKKCIKCNSDIELEIKNCPNCGAVQTEGMVCCNPNCSKNGIARYKNSDYYGKYCTKCGKPMSEIE, encoded by the coding sequence ATGATAAAAACAGGAGATGTAATAGATGGTTTCAAAATAAGCGAAATCAAAAACGGTGGAATGGCTAATGTCTATAAAGGAATGGATAAGGTAGGCTTCAAAAAAGCTTTTAAGGCAGTTCGTCCGGATAAAGCAGCCGACAACCCAGAAATTTGCAGGTATTTTCTGGAAGAAATCAAAATAATGCAGGGATTAAATCATCCAAACATAGTGAAGATTGACAGAGTCATAATTTATCAGGATCAAACCCTTTTGGAAATGGAATGTCTTAATGGTCTTGATTTTAAAGAATATATAAAGCATAAAGCCTCAAAAGGTATTACTGATAAAAATGAACTAAAAAAAATAGCCCTTCGAGTGCTAAGAGCTTTAGCTTATGCACATTCATGCAATTATCTGCATAACGATATAAAGCCCAGCAATATATTCAGAACACTGGATGGTTATATAAAACTACTGGATTTTGGTATAGCAAAGGTAGTTGGAGCTCATGCAGAAATCATAAAAGGTGCAGAGCAAGTAACATTAACGACCCAAACTGGCGATACATCATTCAAAGGCTCCTTAGCATATGCCAGTCCAGAGCAACAGGCAGGAAAAGAATTAGGCATTACTTCTGATATTTTTTCCTTTGGAAAAACCTTACATTTCATAGCTACCGGCAGTGAGGATATGGACGATGATGTTTCTGATGAGTTATTTGCCGAAGTAGTAAGAAAATGTACACAGCAAAAAAGGAGTGACAGATTTCAGACATGTAAGGAAGTGATTGATTATATAAATAATCCACAGGTACACACATTTAAAACTTGCCCAAACTGTGACTTTAAAGTAAATGCTGAAACTAAATTTTGCCCTAATTGTGGCACTGCCATAGAAGTTCCCAGAGAGACAAAAAAGTGTATTAAATGTAATAGTGATATTGAATTGGAAATAAAGAATTGTCCAAATTGCGGAGCCGTTCAAACTGAAGGCATGGTGTGCTGCAATCCCAATTGTTCAAAAAATGGTATTGCCAGATATAAGAACTCAGATTACTATGGTAAATATTGTACAAAATGTGGTAAACCAATGTCTGAAATAGAATAA